A genomic stretch from Sulfurimonas sediminis includes:
- a CDS encoding RNA degradosome polyphosphate kinase has product MINLKNPNLYLNRELSWLQFNTRVLKQAQDESLPLLERLKFLAIYGTNLDEFYMIRVAGLKKLFAAGIIVSGADRLTPLQQLREIRNYLHQEQQVVEHCRSEIFKKLEPHGISVKTYDEVNNQDKHKLNQYFNENIYPVIIPIAIDATHPFPHLNNLSFGLIVKLRDMDNENIERFGIIRVPRVLNRFVELGNGTYVPIESVVEKHVDELFPGYELIKYAPFRVTRNADIAIEEEEADDFMEILEEGLKLRRKGEMVRLEVGSNADDEIINFFNRHAHIYKDDIYRYHTFLNLSSLWQIVSNKNFAHLLAPAFQPKNLPPFENNEDIFSILEKQDVLMYHPYQSFDPVVNLIQYAAKDPDVVSIKMTLYRSGTKSPIVKSLMDASESGKQVTVMVELKARFDEENNLIWAKALEKSGAHVIYGIQGFKVHAKAALITRRKNGKLKQYAHLGTGNYNPSTAKIYTDMSYMTSKDTITNDLTRFFHFLTGFSKKGKLNELYMSPSQIKPKLLSLIHNETRQGKNGHIIAKINSLVDDDVIRALYKASIAGVKVELIVRGICCLKPGIKDVSENIRVVSILGKYLEHARTFYFKNDASKVYISSADWMPRNLVRRIELLTAIKDEDAKKKIIQILKLQCSDNALAHELQSDGSYIKIKPKEGQKIINNHKLLEDYVNRIAKATKKETSTYVQQLVNRLFIES; this is encoded by the coding sequence ATGATAAACCTTAAAAATCCCAATCTTTATTTAAACCGTGAGCTTTCATGGTTACAGTTTAACACAAGAGTCCTCAAACAGGCGCAGGATGAATCTTTGCCTCTGCTTGAACGTCTCAAATTTCTTGCCATTTACGGGACAAATCTGGATGAGTTCTATATGATTCGCGTGGCAGGTTTAAAAAAACTTTTTGCTGCGGGCATTATCGTCTCAGGGGCTGACAGACTTACCCCATTGCAGCAGCTTCGTGAAATAAGAAACTATCTGCACCAGGAACAACAGGTTGTCGAGCACTGCAGAAGTGAAATATTTAAAAAACTTGAGCCTCATGGTATCAGTGTAAAAACATATGATGAAGTGAACAATCAGGACAAACATAAACTCAACCAGTATTTCAATGAAAACATCTACCCGGTAATTATTCCCATTGCCATAGATGCCACACACCCTTTTCCGCACCTTAACAACCTGAGTTTCGGACTTATCGTAAAGCTTCGCGATATGGACAACGAAAACATAGAACGCTTTGGAATTATACGTGTGCCCCGTGTTTTAAACAGATTTGTAGAGCTTGGAAACGGAACCTATGTGCCTATAGAAAGTGTTGTGGAAAAACATGTTGATGAACTGTTTCCAGGCTATGAGCTTATCAAATATGCCCCTTTTCGTGTGACAAGAAATGCTGATATTGCCATAGAGGAAGAGGAAGCTGATGACTTTATGGAGATTCTTGAAGAGGGCTTAAAACTTCGCCGTAAAGGAGAAATGGTCCGCCTCGAAGTCGGTTCCAATGCCGATGATGAAATCATTAACTTTTTTAACCGTCATGCACATATCTATAAAGATGACATTTACAGATACCATACTTTTTTAAACCTTTCAAGTCTTTGGCAGATAGTATCCAACAAAAATTTTGCACATCTTTTGGCACCGGCCTTTCAACCAAAAAACCTGCCGCCTTTTGAAAACAATGAAGATATTTTCTCTATTTTGGAAAAGCAGGATGTCTTGATGTATCATCCGTATCAAAGCTTTGACCCTGTGGTAAATCTCATTCAGTATGCAGCAAAAGATCCTGATGTTGTCTCTATAAAAATGACACTCTACCGTTCAGGGACAAAATCACCTATTGTCAAATCTTTGATGGATGCCAGCGAATCGGGGAAACAGGTCACGGTCATGGTTGAACTCAAAGCACGTTTTGATGAAGAAAACAATCTTATCTGGGCAAAAGCGCTTGAGAAATCAGGAGCCCATGTTATTTACGGTATTCAGGGTTTTAAGGTCCATGCAAAAGCCGCTTTGATTACAAGAAGAAAAAACGGAAAACTCAAACAGTATGCCCATTTGGGCACAGGAAACTATAACCCTTCCACTGCAAAAATATATACTGATATGAGCTATATGACCAGCAAGGACACAATCACCAATGACTTAACACGCTTTTTCCACTTTTTGACAGGTTTCAGCAAAAAAGGAAAACTCAATGAGTTGTATATGTCTCCTTCACAAATCAAACCCAAACTCCTCTCACTCATTCACAATGAAACAAGACAGGGGAAAAACGGACACATCATTGCAAAGATAAACTCACTTGTCGACGATGATGTCATCAGAGCACTTTATAAAGCTTCAATAGCCGGTGTAAAAGTTGAGCTTATTGTACGTGGTATCTGCTGTTTGAAGCCCGGTATCAAAGATGTAAGTGAAAATATAAGAGTTGTTTCCATTTTGGGAAAATATCTCGAGCATGCCCGTACTTTTTATTTTAAAAATGATGCATCAAAAGTCTATATCTCAAGTGCAGACTGGATGCCTCGAAATCTTGTGCGGCGTATAGAGCTTTTAACTGCTATCAAAGATGAAGATGCCAAAAAGAAAATTATACAGATTCTTAAACTGCAATGCTCCGACAATGCACTTGCACATGAACTGCAAAGTGACGGATCCTATATAAAAATCAAACCCAAAGAGGGGCAAAAAATTATCAACAACCACAAACTTCTTGAAGACTATGTCAACCGTATTGCAAAAGCAACCAAAAAAGAGACCTCTACCTATGTGCAGCAACTGGTAAACCGTCTCTTCATAGAAAGTTAA
- a CDS encoding apolipoprotein N-acyltransferase, which yields MNSLTKNILLAIITAALFSAFIYLEYFGIENKFLNTLFGLGAIALLLSIPKKAVLFSGFFIGLFWFYWIGFSFKYQGVGYMEPFVTLGFGILYLLFFAPLAFTDKPYIRALLLFGLSFFEPLGWNWMKIELLFVNSYIGVYKYQLAAVLLALSLPWLIKNKKYRYLPLALLIFAYNYGYPQQHDAPLKIKLVQTEIPQSVKWERSSLYPTVAMIFEKIHQAQAEGYDVVIFPESVFPLFMNEMPKLIQELRKASEKITVIAGALMRENNLNYNVTYMFDKGEYSLAKKLILVPFGEYIPLPKFAQKFINDTFFQGSSDFVTAKKPTDFVIKGIRFRNAICYEATCKELYQGDVKYMIAISNNAWFTPSVEPTLQKLLLEYYARKNGVTIYHAANMSGTGVIK from the coding sequence ATGAATTCATTAACAAAAAATATTTTACTCGCAATTATTACGGCTGCACTTTTCAGTGCTTTTATCTATTTGGAATATTTTGGCATTGAAAATAAATTTCTCAATACCCTTTTTGGACTTGGCGCCATTGCACTGCTTTTAAGTATTCCTAAAAAAGCGGTTCTTTTTAGCGGGTTTTTTATAGGACTCTTTTGGTTTTACTGGATTGGCTTTAGTTTTAAATATCAGGGTGTCGGTTATATGGAGCCTTTTGTTACTCTCGGCTTCGGCATTCTCTATCTTCTCTTTTTTGCACCGCTCGCCTTTACAGACAAGCCCTATATACGGGCCCTGCTGCTTTTTGGGCTCAGCTTTTTTGAACCGCTTGGCTGGAACTGGATGAAGATTGAGCTCTTGTTTGTCAACAGTTATATAGGTGTTTACAAGTATCAACTGGCAGCCGTTTTGCTTGCTCTCTCCCTGCCCTGGCTGATAAAAAACAAAAAATACAGATACCTGCCGCTTGCGCTTCTCATTTTTGCCTATAATTACGGCTACCCGCAACAACATGACGCACCCCTGAAGATAAAGCTGGTACAAACAGAAATTCCCCAAAGTGTCAAATGGGAGAGAAGCAGCCTCTACCCTACCGTTGCCATGATTTTTGAAAAAATTCATCAGGCGCAGGCAGAAGGCTATGATGTTGTCATCTTCCCGGAATCTGTCTTTCCTCTTTTTATGAATGAAATGCCAAAACTGATACAGGAACTTCGCAAAGCTTCTGAAAAAATCACTGTCATAGCCGGTGCACTGATGCGTGAAAACAATCTCAACTACAATGTCACCTATATGTTTGACAAAGGAGAATACAGCCTTGCCAAAAAACTCATTCTGGTTCCTTTTGGCGAGTATATTCCTCTGCCAAAATTTGCACAAAAGTTCATCAACGATACTTTTTTTCAAGGATCAAGTGATTTTGTCACGGCAAAAAAACCGACAGACTTTGTCATAAAAGGTATCAGGTTCAGAAATGCCATCTGTTATGAGGCTACATGTAAAGAGCTTTATCAAGGTGATGTAAAATATATGATTGCCATAAGCAACAATGCATGGTTTACCCCTTCTGTTGAGCCAACACTGCAGAAGTTGCTTTTAGAGTACTATGCCCGAAAAAACGGTGTGACAATTTACCACGCAGCCAACATGAGTGGCACAGGTGTAATCAAATAG
- the yajC gene encoding preprotein translocase subunit YajC → MEIISQLLPFVFLIAIMYFVIIRPQQKEAKAKKEMIESLKKGDKVITNGGFIVVVHKVEDNFLTVKLNDDTLVKITKDSIAKKFEDEA, encoded by the coding sequence ATGGAAATTATCTCCCAACTACTACCGTTTGTATTTTTAATTGCAATTATGTATTTCGTAATTATTCGCCCACAGCAAAAAGAGGCCAAGGCTAAAAAAGAGATGATTGAATCTCTTAAAAAAGGTGACAAAGTCATCACTAACGGCGGTTTTATCGTTGTTGTTCATAAAGTTGAAGATAACTTTCTGACTGTAAAACTCAATGATGATACACTCGTAAAAATTACAAAAGATTCCATTGCAAAGAAGTTCGAGGATGAAGCTTAA
- the secD gene encoding protein translocase subunit SecD, whose protein sequence is MKLNYRIVIFALAIVFGIVFSLPSLLQTQSGKKITLGLDLQGGLHMLLGVKTEEATKSRIKSIAASIKHFAERNDILIDGLTFDDKSVKFEVLDSDEIKKFDTFLSKLEGVDITHKGSVITLSLTPKEIQKTKQQAVSQAIETIRNRLDQFGLSEPIVARQGKDKILVELAGIKTPQEEQRARELISRAAKLEMMAVDEARNARVYNMSDADAAAYGDVILEDVKNPKIKYLVHEIPILDGGMLTGANVGFDQNNRPVINFKLNAEGADIFGDFTGKNVGKRLAVVLDGKVYSAPNINERIGGGSGQISGNYTVLEAKDLAIALRSGALLAPIYMMEKRSVGPSLGADSIKASMIALIGGFILVIVFMMVYYRMAGVIANIALIANLLILLAVMSLFGATLTLPGMAGIVLTVGMAVDANVIITERIRELIYEGKSMHKAIEEGYANAMTAILDANITTLIASVVLYVYGTGAIKGFAITMSIGILASMLTAILGTHGIYQMLEPKMGKSKNYRFWFGIKG, encoded by the coding sequence ATGAAGCTTAATTATCGCATAGTCATCTTTGCTCTGGCAATAGTGTTTGGAATTGTATTTTCTCTTCCGTCACTTTTACAGACCCAAAGCGGCAAAAAAATAACCTTAGGCCTTGATTTACAGGGTGGTCTGCATATGCTGCTCGGTGTAAAAACCGAAGAAGCGACAAAATCACGTATAAAATCAATAGCGGCAAGTATCAAACACTTTGCGGAGCGTAATGATATTTTAATAGACGGACTGACTTTTGATGACAAAAGCGTCAAGTTTGAAGTTTTGGATTCTGATGAAATTAAAAAGTTTGACACTTTTTTATCAAAACTTGAAGGCGTAGATATTACACATAAAGGGAGTGTTATTACACTCAGTCTGACGCCAAAAGAGATTCAAAAGACAAAACAGCAGGCAGTTTCGCAGGCAATAGAAACCATCAGAAACAGACTGGATCAGTTTGGACTCTCCGAACCGATTGTCGCACGTCAGGGAAAAGACAAAATTCTTGTAGAACTTGCGGGGATTAAAACGCCGCAAGAAGAACAGCGTGCACGTGAGCTGATTTCGCGTGCGGCAAAACTTGAAATGATGGCAGTAGATGAGGCCAGAAATGCACGGGTTTACAATATGAGTGATGCAGATGCGGCGGCATACGGTGATGTGATTTTAGAAGATGTGAAAAATCCTAAAATCAAGTATTTGGTGCATGAAATTCCTATTTTAGACGGGGGAATGCTTACAGGCGCCAATGTTGGTTTTGACCAAAACAACCGTCCGGTGATTAATTTTAAACTCAATGCCGAGGGTGCTGACATTTTCGGTGATTTTACCGGTAAAAATGTAGGCAAGCGTCTGGCAGTTGTACTGGACGGAAAAGTCTACTCTGCACCAAATATCAATGAACGCATCGGCGGAGGCAGCGGACAGATTTCCGGAAACTATACAGTGCTTGAGGCAAAAGATTTGGCGATTGCCTTGCGTTCGGGTGCCTTGCTCGCACCTATCTATATGATGGAAAAACGCTCAGTCGGTCCAAGTCTGGGTGCTGACAGTATTAAGGCCTCTATGATAGCGCTTATAGGCGGTTTTATTCTTGTTATTGTTTTTATGATGGTTTATTATCGTATGGCAGGGGTGATTGCAAATATTGCTCTGATTGCCAACCTGCTGATTCTTTTGGCGGTTATGAGTCTTTTTGGGGCGACATTGACGCTGCCGGGTATGGCAGGTATTGTCCTGACGGTCGGTATGGCGGTGGATGCGAATGTTATTATTACCGAAAGAATCCGTGAACTCATTTATGAGGGAAAATCTATGCACAAGGCCATAGAAGAAGGCTACGCAAACGCAATGACGGCAATTTTGGATGCAAATATCACGACGCTGATTGCTTCTGTTGTGCTGTATGTCTATGGAACGGGAGCGATTAAAGGGTTTGCCATTACGATGAGTATCGGTATTTTGGCATCTATGCTTACGGCAATTCTCGGAACACATGGAATTTATCAGATGCT